A window from Rhineura floridana isolate rRhiFlo1 chromosome 17, rRhiFlo1.hap2, whole genome shotgun sequence encodes these proteins:
- the LOC133371732 gene encoding smad nuclear-interacting protein 1-like isoform X1 has protein sequence MEGPERRRQRQRQRRSRTKKRAERSPRGSRSPPGSAGTSRSESKRENKSSNKRSKSPREKRSRSPHHVIAKVKQEREEHSQRGHEERQYRDHSELDRRWESSGDRDRHRDHSGRRKSSRGRPASYERERDAHHLHNQQAQREFYNEQRREHREQIEASGDEENRGAGGPNSISANKEPGNKEKPSFELSGALLEDSNTFRGVVIKYSKPPEARIPKKRWRLYPFKNDEVLPVMYIHRQSAYLLGRHRRIADIPIDHPSCSKQHAVFQYRLVEYTRPDGTIGRKVKPYIIDLGSGNGTFLNNQRIEPQRYYELKEKDVLKFGFSSREYVLLHESSDTS, from the coding sequence ATGGAGGGGCCTGAGCggaggcggcagcggcagcggcagcggcggaGCCGGACGAAGAAAAGGGCGGAACGGAGCCCGCGCGGGAGCCGCTCGCCCCCGGGAAGCGCGGGGACCTCCAGGTCAGAGTCAAAAAGGGAAAACAAGTCCTCAAACAAAAGAAGCAAATCTCCCCGAGAGAAAAGAAGCCGAAGTCCGCATCATGTGATAGCTAAAGTAAAGCAGGAGCGAGAGGAGCACTCTCAGAGGGGACATGAGGAACGTCAGTATCGAGACCACTCTGAGCTGGATCGTAGGTGGGAAAGTAGCGGTGACCGAGACAGACACCGGGACCATTCAGGCCGAAGGAAGTCCAGTAGAGGTCGGCCTGCGAGCTATGAAAGGGAAAGGGACGCTCATCACCTCCACAATCAGCAGGCGCAGAGGGAATTCTATAATGAACAACGGCGTGAGCACCGTGAGCAGATAGAAGCAAGTGGCGATGAGGAGAATCGAGGGGCAGGGGGCCCCAACAGCATCAGTGCCAACAAAGAGCCAGGTAATAAAGAGAAGCCAAGCTTTGAACTGTCTGGTGCACTTTTGGAGGATTCCAATACTTTCCGTGGTGTCGTGATCAAATATAGTAAGCCCCCAGAAGCACGGATCCCAAAGAAGCGGTGGCGTCTTTATCCTTTTAAGAACGATGAGGTTCTCCCTGTCATGTACATTCACAGGCAGAGTGCCTACCTGCTGGGCAGGCACCGACGCATTGCTGATATCCCTATCGACCATCCCTCTTGCTCCAAACAACATGCTGTCTTTCAGTACCGGCTTGTGGAATACACCCGCCCTGATGGCACCATTGGCCGGAAGGTAAAGCCCTACATTATTGACCTTGGCTCAGGCAATGGCACGTTTCTGAATAATCAGCGCATTGAGCCTCAGCGTTACTATGAACTGAAAGAGAAGGATGTGCTGAAATTTGGGTTCAGCAGCAGAGAGTATGTTCTCCTCCATGAGTCATCAGAtacctcataa